In Rhizobium sp. ZPR4, a genomic segment contains:
- a CDS encoding TIGR01244 family sulfur transferase — protein MDIRPIDDEYSVSGQIAVDDLDEIKALGFKSIVCHRPDGESPDQTPFGVIEARAKELGLEITHVPVGPMGVTEEAVQGMVDALDEFPRPMLGYCRSGARSTAIYQKTHHIRG, from the coding sequence ATGGATATCCGCCCGATCGACGATGAATACTCGGTCTCCGGCCAGATTGCCGTAGACGATCTCGATGAGATCAAGGCCCTGGGTTTCAAGTCCATCGTCTGCCATCGCCCCGATGGCGAGAGCCCGGATCAGACGCCGTTTGGTGTCATCGAAGCCCGTGCCAAGGAACTCGGCCTGGAGATCACCCATGTGCCCGTCGGCCCGATGGGCGTGACCGAAGAGGCTGTGCAGGGCATGGTCGATGCGCTGGACGAATTCCCGCGGCCGATGCTCGGCTATTGCCGTTCCGGCGCACGCTCGACGGCGATTTATCAGAAGACGCATCACATTCGCGGCTGA
- a CDS encoding CaiB/BaiF CoA-transferase family protein has protein sequence MTEQKTKKPPLSGIRVIELARVLAGPWAGQMLADLGADVIKVENPDGGDDTRQWGPPFVEGKDGENLSAAYYHSANRGKRSITADLRTEEGQELVRRLVKTADVVIENFKLGGLVKYGLDYESLKTINPRIVYCSITGFGQTGPYANLAGYDYIVQGMSGFMSITGEPGGQPMKAGVAIADIFTGIYAVSAIEAALIHALKTGEGQLIDMALLDVQSAVLANQNMNYLISGKSPVRLGNAHPNISPYEVVPTADGYLILAVGNDGQFRRLCAILGMEANADDERYATNKARVAHRNEVRAFVSTETLKWNKADLLRACEANAVPAGAINTIEDMFADPQIVARGLRIDLEDNAGTVIPSVRTPIVLSETPLTYTRPSPRLGEHQEEVLAELAELEGKAST, from the coding sequence ATGACAGAACAAAAGACCAAGAAACCTCCGCTTTCCGGTATTCGTGTCATCGAGCTTGCCCGCGTGCTCGCCGGTCCCTGGGCCGGGCAGATGCTCGCCGATCTCGGCGCCGATGTCATCAAGGTGGAAAATCCCGATGGCGGCGACGACACGCGTCAATGGGGACCGCCCTTCGTCGAAGGCAAGGATGGCGAAAATCTCTCCGCCGCCTATTACCATTCCGCCAATCGCGGCAAGCGCTCCATCACCGCCGACCTCAGAACAGAGGAAGGTCAGGAACTGGTGCGCCGGCTGGTGAAGACGGCCGATGTGGTGATCGAGAATTTCAAGCTCGGCGGTCTGGTCAAATACGGGCTGGATTACGAAAGCCTGAAAACGATCAACCCACGTATCGTCTATTGCTCGATTACCGGCTTCGGGCAGACCGGCCCCTATGCCAACCTCGCGGGCTACGACTATATCGTCCAGGGCATGTCCGGCTTCATGTCGATAACAGGTGAGCCGGGTGGCCAGCCAATGAAAGCTGGTGTGGCGATCGCTGACATCTTCACCGGCATCTATGCGGTTTCGGCGATCGAGGCGGCCCTGATCCATGCCCTGAAGACGGGCGAAGGGCAGCTCATCGACATGGCGCTGCTCGACGTTCAATCCGCCGTGCTTGCCAATCAGAACATGAACTATCTGATCTCCGGCAAGTCGCCGGTGCGGCTCGGCAACGCCCATCCCAACATCTCGCCCTATGAAGTCGTGCCGACGGCCGACGGTTATCTCATTCTTGCCGTCGGCAACGACGGACAGTTCCGGCGCCTGTGCGCCATTCTCGGCATGGAAGCCAATGCCGACGACGAACGCTATGCCACCAACAAGGCCCGCGTCGCCCATCGCAACGAGGTGCGCGCTTTTGTCTCCACTGAGACGCTGAAATGGAACAAGGCGGATCTGCTTCGAGCCTGCGAAGCCAATGCCGTCCCGGCCGGCGCTATCAACACGATCGAGGATATGTTCGCCGATCCGCAGATTGTGGCGCGTGGCTTGAGGATCGATCTCGAGGATAATGCCGGCACCGTCATTCCGAGCGTGCGCACGCCAATCGTGCTCTCGGAAACGCCGCTCACCTATACGCGGCCGAGCCCGCGTCTCGGCGAACATCAGGAGGAAGTTCTGGCCGAATTGGCCGAACTGGAGGGAAAGGCAAGCACATGA
- a CDS encoding RidA family protein, producing the protein MSIKRIDVGARMSGAVIHGNTVYLAGQVGEGESVTDQCKSALAEVDRLLAAAGSNKSKILQTLIYLSDISYFAEMNAAWEAWVDPANTPARATSEAKLAAPKYKVEFIVTAAL; encoded by the coding sequence ATGAGCATCAAGCGTATCGACGTCGGCGCCCGCATGAGCGGCGCAGTTATCCACGGCAACACCGTTTATCTCGCCGGCCAGGTTGGCGAAGGCGAAAGCGTCACCGATCAGTGCAAGTCGGCGCTGGCTGAAGTCGATCGCCTGCTCGCTGCAGCCGGCTCCAACAAGTCGAAGATCCTGCAGACGCTCATCTACCTCTCCGACATTTCCTACTTCGCCGAAATGAACGCTGCCTGGGAAGCCTGGGTCGATCCGGCCAATACGCCGGCCCGCGCCACCAGCGAAGCCAAGCTCGCTGCGCCGAAGTACAAGGTTGAGTTCATCGTGACGGCGGCGCTCTAA
- a CDS encoding alpha/beta hydrolase: MFAETQRLNSPTGATLAYHHLPAATDARGILLISHGLAEHSRRYEAFAGAMAAQGFHVYVHDHRGHGETIAPDAPIGRFARRDGVEQVIADVLAMRELAASTHPGLPIILFGHSMGGLISLNTVVTHPDKFDAVTVWNSNFNPGLAGRAAQLILKTERMFKGSDVPSGPLPKLTFGTWGKSIADRRTDFDWLSRVPEQVDKYIADPLCGFDASVSLWLDLFELTFRAPQKTYLDRLRRNMPIHLVGGGKDPATDNAKAISWLENHLKSAGLSHITIEIYPHTRHETLNDIGAEQAISDFADWCKKVTANN, from the coding sequence ATGTTCGCCGAGACACAGCGCCTGAACAGTCCGACGGGCGCGACCCTTGCCTATCATCATTTGCCGGCTGCGACCGATGCTCGCGGTATCCTGCTGATATCACATGGTCTCGCCGAGCATTCCCGCCGCTATGAAGCCTTCGCGGGCGCGATGGCCGCCCAAGGCTTTCATGTCTATGTCCATGACCATCGCGGCCATGGCGAGACCATTGCCCCCGATGCGCCGATCGGGCGCTTTGCCAGAAGAGATGGTGTCGAACAGGTCATCGCCGACGTGCTTGCCATGCGTGAGCTTGCCGCAAGCACCCATCCCGGCCTGCCGATCATCCTGTTCGGTCACTCCATGGGCGGACTGATCAGCCTGAACACCGTCGTCACCCATCCGGACAAGTTCGATGCCGTCACCGTGTGGAACTCCAATTTCAATCCGGGTCTTGCCGGCCGCGCCGCTCAACTCATTCTCAAGACCGAGCGCATGTTCAAGGGATCGGATGTACCGAGCGGACCATTGCCGAAATTGACATTCGGCACCTGGGGCAAATCGATCGCAGATCGCCGTACGGACTTCGACTGGCTCTCCCGCGTCCCGGAACAGGTCGACAAGTATATCGCCGATCCCCTTTGCGGCTTCGATGCCTCCGTCTCGCTCTGGCTTGATCTATTCGAGTTGACCTTCCGCGCACCGCAAAAGACGTATCTTGACCGTCTCCGGCGCAACATGCCCATCCATCTCGTCGGAGGCGGCAAGGACCCGGCAACCGACAATGCGAAAGCGATTTCCTGGCTGGAAAATCATTTGAAAAGTGCTGGCCTCTCTCATATCACCATCGAGATCTATCCGCACACGCGGCACGAGACGCTCAACGACATCGGCGCCGAGCAAGCCATTTCCGACTTTGCCGATTGGTGCAAGAAGGTGACGGCAAACAACTGA
- a CDS encoding thiamine pyrophosphate-binding protein has translation MKRTGGQLIVEALKANGVQRISCVPGESFLAVLDALHDSDIKVLVCRQEGGAAMMADTWGRLTGEPGICMVTRGPGATNASAGLHIARQDSIPMILFIGHVQRDAREREAFQEVEFRRAFTEFAKWVGEIDDAARIPEFVTRAFAVATSGRPGPVVLTLPEDMLRDEVEAPEALPYVPVAAHPGRNQLADLRKRLATAERPMVILGGTRWNEDAVAGIRQFAERFKLPVGCSFRRQMLFDHLHPNYAGDVGIGINPALAKEIKEADLLILLGGRLSEMPSSGYTLVDIPYPRQQLVHIHPDPSELGRVYRPDLAICASPTDFVAALADLAPPHEAPWAERTERMHAVYLAWSTTPEKSPGAVHMGRIMDWIEANTADDTIFTNGAGNYATWLHRFHRFRRFNTQSAPTSGSMGYGLPAAVAAKQLFPEREVICFAGDGCFMMHGQEFATAVQHELPLIALVINNGMYGTIRMHQEREYPGRVSATALDNPDFAALARAYGGHGETVKATEEFGPAFERARASGKPTIIEIALDPEAITPSRTLTEIAQTKSR, from the coding sequence ATGAAACGAACGGGCGGGCAACTCATCGTCGAGGCATTAAAGGCCAATGGCGTGCAGCGCATTTCCTGCGTGCCGGGCGAGAGCTTTCTCGCTGTGCTCGATGCCCTGCATGACAGCGATATCAAGGTGCTCGTCTGTCGCCAGGAAGGCGGCGCGGCCATGATGGCGGACACCTGGGGCCGATTGACCGGCGAGCCGGGCATCTGCATGGTTACCCGTGGTCCCGGCGCCACCAACGCGTCTGCCGGTCTCCACATCGCGCGGCAGGATTCGATCCCGATGATCCTGTTCATCGGCCACGTCCAGCGTGATGCCCGCGAACGCGAAGCCTTTCAGGAAGTGGAATTCCGGCGCGCCTTTACCGAATTCGCCAAATGGGTCGGCGAGATCGATGATGCCGCCCGCATTCCGGAATTCGTCACCCGCGCCTTCGCGGTCGCGACGTCTGGGCGTCCCGGCCCCGTCGTGCTGACCCTGCCTGAGGATATGCTGCGCGATGAGGTCGAAGCGCCGGAAGCGCTGCCTTATGTCCCCGTTGCCGCTCATCCGGGCCGCAACCAGCTTGCAGATCTCCGGAAGCGCCTCGCGACTGCGGAACGGCCGATGGTCATTCTCGGCGGCACGCGCTGGAACGAAGACGCGGTTGCCGGCATCAGGCAGTTCGCAGAGCGTTTCAAGCTACCGGTCGGCTGCTCCTTCCGCCGGCAGATGCTGTTCGACCACCTGCATCCAAACTATGCCGGCGATGTCGGCATCGGCATCAACCCGGCGCTGGCAAAGGAGATCAAGGAAGCGGATCTGCTGATCCTTCTCGGTGGCCGCCTCTCCGAAATGCCGTCCTCCGGCTATACGCTGGTCGATATCCCCTACCCGCGCCAGCAACTCGTCCACATTCATCCCGATCCCTCCGAACTTGGTCGCGTCTACCGGCCAGATCTGGCCATTTGCGCGAGCCCGACTGACTTCGTTGCTGCCCTCGCAGATTTGGCCCCACCGCACGAAGCGCCCTGGGCGGAGCGCACGGAACGCATGCACGCGGTCTACCTTGCCTGGTCGACGACACCGGAAAAGAGCCCCGGCGCGGTACACATGGGCCGCATCATGGATTGGATCGAAGCCAACACCGCTGACGATACGATCTTCACCAACGGCGCCGGCAACTATGCGACCTGGCTGCACCGCTTCCATCGCTTCCGCCGCTTCAACACGCAGTCCGCACCGACATCTGGCTCAATGGGTTACGGCCTGCCGGCAGCGGTCGCCGCGAAACAGCTCTTCCCTGAGCGCGAGGTTATCTGCTTTGCCGGCGACGGTTGTTTCATGATGCATGGGCAGGAATTTGCGACCGCCGTCCAGCATGAACTGCCACTCATAGCCTTGGTTATCAATAATGGTATGTACGGCACCATCCGCATGCATCAGGAGCGGGAATACCCCGGCCGTGTCAGCGCTACGGCGCTCGACAATCCGGATTTTGCGGCTCTTGCCCGTGCCTATGGGGGCCATGGCGAGACCGTGAAGGCAACGGAAGAGTTTGGCCCGGCCTTCGAGCGGGCGCGCGCCAGCGGCAAGCCGACAATCATCGAGATTGCGCTCGATCCGGAAGCGATCACACCCTCCCGCACGCTGACGGAAATTGCCCAAACAAAAAGCCGGTGA